The Acidobacteriota bacterium genome has a segment encoding these proteins:
- the cas2 gene encoding CRISPR-associated endonuclease Cas2, which produces MLFIVAYDVPDDRRRTKLAKELENWGTRVQGSVFECDLDAERANLLAEQLRKMTATEDDVRLYQLCQSCLNASVVVRGTQFAVDPDFYQV; this is translated from the coding sequence TTGCTATTTATTGTGGCTTATGACGTGCCGGACGATCGTCGTCGCACCAAACTCGCCAAAGAGTTGGAAAATTGGGGAACGCGGGTGCAAGGTTCCGTGTTTGAATGCGATCTGGATGCCGAACGCGCCAATTTGCTGGCCGAACAGCTCCGCAAAATGACCGCTACCGAAGACGATGTCCGCCTGTATCAACTTTGCCAATCGTGTTTGAATGCGTCCGTCGTCGTTCGCGGCACCCAGTTTGCCGTTGATCCGGATTTTTACCAGGTCTGA